In a single window of the Novosphingobium sp. IK01 genome:
- the gatC gene encoding Asp-tRNA(Asn)/Glu-tRNA(Gln) amidotransferase subunit GatC gives MSVNTADVAKIASLARLKVTEAQLEAMVPELNGILAWVEQLGEVDVTGVSPMTAVIPNHLRLRDDVVNADPLTGGDIRDAVLANAPVAEHGFFGVPKVIE, from the coding sequence ATGTCCGTGAATACCGCCGACGTGGCGAAGATCGCCAGTCTCGCCCGCCTCAAGGTTACCGAGGCCCAGCTTGAGGCCATGGTGCCCGAGCTTAACGGCATTCTGGCCTGGGTTGAGCAATTGGGCGAAGTGGACGTGACCGGGGTCAGCCCGATGACCGCGGTGATCCCCAACCACCTGCGCCTGCGCGACGACGTGGTGAACGCCGATCCGCTGACCGGCGGCGACATCCGCGATGCGGTGCTCGCCAATGCGCCGGTGGCCGAACACGGCTTCTTTGGCGTGCCCAAGGTGATCGAATAA
- a CDS encoding FKBP-type peptidyl-prolyl cis-trans isomerase codes for MSEITRVPLQPVAKGSLAKVWLGVIVAVLVGIALAWTMRPVHYSEVKVVALKDGNGKSPTTADVALVNYVGRLASTGKEFDRGENAVMPIQGVIPGFSQGLQKMKVGGKYRLEIPAALAYGSQAMPGRNGEIAIPANSDLVFEVELLDFRSAAELQKQQAAMQAMQQEMQARGGMGGAMGGAVPGSAPVPAN; via the coding sequence ATGTCGGAAATCACCCGCGTTCCGTTGCAGCCCGTCGCCAAGGGCTCGCTCGCCAAGGTCTGGCTGGGCGTGATTGTTGCCGTGCTGGTGGGCATTGCCCTGGCCTGGACGATGCGCCCGGTCCACTACAGCGAAGTGAAGGTCGTTGCCCTCAAGGACGGCAACGGCAAGTCGCCGACCACGGCTGACGTCGCCCTCGTCAACTATGTCGGTCGCCTCGCCAGCACGGGCAAGGAATTCGACCGTGGCGAAAACGCGGTCATGCCGATCCAGGGCGTGATCCCCGGCTTCTCGCAGGGGCTCCAGAAGATGAAGGTCGGCGGCAAGTACCGCCTCGAAATCCCCGCTGCGCTGGCCTATGGCAGCCAGGCGATGCCCGGCCGCAATGGCGAGATCGCCATTCCCGCCAACAGCGATCTCGTCTTCGAGGTCGAACTGCTCGATTTCCGCAGCGCCGCCGAACTCCAGAAGCAGCAGGCCGCCATGCAGGCCATGCAGCAGGAAATGCAGGCGCGCGGCGGAATGGGTGGCGCGATGGGCGGGGCTGTCCCCGGCTCGGCTCCGGTTCCGGCCAACTGA
- the rpsU gene encoding 30S ribosomal protein S21, with amino-acid sequence MQILVRDNNVDQALRALKKKLQREGVYREMKLRRHFEKPSEKRAREKAAAVRRARKLERKRQERDGAK; translated from the coding sequence ATGCAGATTCTCGTTCGCGACAACAATGTTGATCAGGCTCTTCGCGCTCTGAAGAAGAAGCTGCAGCGTGAAGGCGTGTACCGCGAAATGAAGCTGCGCCGTCACTTTGAAAAGCCGTCGGAAAAGCGCGCCCGCGAAAAGGCCGCTGCCGTGCGCCGCGCCCGCAAGCTGGAGCGCAAGCGCCAGGAACGCGACGGCGCGAAGTAA
- a CDS encoding RluA family pseudouridine synthase: MTSFKSSHGARKDAGSGSGIGGPSDAVRQFTVKADDNDVRLDRWFKRHLPQVSFAMVSRWARTGQIRVDGKRADVDTRLTTGQVLRVPPAGGPLPLAGGGKGARVRKPLTEEQIHLAQDIVLEQDRAAIIINKPPGLATQGGSGTHEHVDGLLDAYAHDGDPRPRLVHRLDKDTSGVLLVARTPGSAAFFSKRFSGRTARKIYWALVMGIPEISDGMIELPLAKQPGTGGEKMMVDESEHGLPSRTRYRVIDRAGNRAAWVELQPFTGRTHQLRVHMAAIGHPIVGDGKYGGQAAFLTGTISRKLHLHARRLRIEHPEGDLIDVTAPLPEHFAKSLEQLGFTESEGDLPLEAPVLVDPKETQKRAAKAHAKQYRKERRGERRKRADSEGTGGARKPTGQRAKPAGKPAAGKLTGGKPAGGRPGGKPAGKPAGPKTAGKPRPAPAAARRPTSNRSAPKR; the protein is encoded by the coding sequence ATGACTTCTTTCAAATCCTCTCACGGCGCGCGCAAAGACGCCGGCAGCGGCTCCGGCATCGGCGGCCCTTCCGATGCCGTGCGCCAGTTTACCGTCAAGGCCGACGACAACGATGTGCGCCTCGACCGCTGGTTCAAGCGCCACCTTCCCCAGGTCAGTTTCGCGATGGTCTCGCGCTGGGCCCGCACCGGCCAGATCCGCGTCGATGGCAAGCGCGCCGATGTCGACACGCGCCTCACGACCGGCCAGGTGCTGCGCGTGCCGCCCGCTGGCGGGCCGCTTCCGCTCGCAGGCGGGGGCAAGGGCGCCAGGGTGCGCAAGCCGCTGACCGAAGAACAGATCCATCTGGCCCAGGATATCGTTCTCGAACAGGATCGCGCGGCCATCATCATCAACAAGCCGCCCGGCCTTGCCACGCAGGGCGGCAGCGGCACCCACGAACACGTCGACGGCCTGCTCGATGCCTATGCCCACGACGGCGACCCGCGCCCCCGCCTCGTCCACCGTCTCGACAAGGACACCTCGGGCGTCCTGCTCGTCGCGCGCACGCCGGGCAGCGCGGCCTTCTTCTCCAAGCGATTCTCGGGCCGCACCGCGCGCAAGATCTACTGGGCGCTGGTCATGGGCATTCCCGAGATCAGCGACGGCATGATCGAACTGCCGCTGGCCAAGCAGCCGGGCACGGGCGGCGAAAAGATGATGGTCGACGAAAGCGAGCACGGCCTGCCCTCGCGCACCCGCTATCGCGTGATCGACCGTGCGGGCAATCGCGCCGCCTGGGTCGAGCTTCAGCCGTTCACCGGCCGCACCCACCAGCTGCGCGTCCACATGGCGGCCATCGGCCACCCGATCGTGGGCGACGGCAAGTATGGCGGACAGGCCGCGTTCCTGACCGGCACGATCAGCCGCAAGCTCCACCTCCATGCCCGCCGCCTGCGCATCGAGCATCCCGAGGGCGACCTGATCGATGTGACCGCCCCCCTGCCCGAACACTTCGCCAAGAGCCTCGAACAACTGGGCTTCACCGAAAGCGAGGGCGACCTTCCGCTCGAAGCGCCGGTGCTGGTCGATCCCAAGGAAACGCAGAAGCGCGCGGCCAAGGCCCACGCCAAGCAATACCGCAAGGAACGCCGGGGCGAACGCCGCAAGCGCGCCGATAGCGAGGGAACCGGCGGCGCACGCAAGCCCACCGGACAGCGCGCCAAGCCGGCCGGGAAACCCGCGGCCGGAAAACTCACGGGTGGCAAGCCCGCAGGGGGCAGGCCGGGTGGAAAACCGGCCGGAAAGCCTGCCGGCCCCAAGACCGCCGGAAAACCGCGCCCGGCCCCTGCCGCCGCGCGCCGCCCCACCTCCAACCGTTCCGCCCCCAAACGCTGA